CTGCCCATGCTGTTGAGGCCTGGCACAAGTCTGCACTTGGCTGAGATGGGCCTCCTGATCTCAGTTGGGCACCATGCCACCTACCTTCCAGGCCAGGTAAGGACACACATCCAAACCAGCCTGGCAACTGCATGGCCCACACTGGCTCACACTGACTGGGACAGAGGACAAGACAAAAGACCATGGgtagaggagggaggcagggtgggTAGGACCAAGGAGAAATGGCAACAGCTGCCCCTGCCCGAGCCAGGCTCCTACATGCAAGATGTCTCTCGGAAGGAGATGTTCACATCCCAGTGGGTGTGGACTCTACTGGGAGAGAAAAGAGGGTCAGTGGCTCCATTACTGGCACAGAGACAGCAGCGGGGTGTGGGCCTGACTCTTAACATCCCACCAGCCAGAAGCCAGGGCAGTCATGAGGGTGGCACCTCATGCCCAGTTCAACCTGGTGGCAACTTCCACTGAACAAACCCAGGGCTTGAGATGCTCTGGCTTCccagagatgaggaggaggagcaggctgAACAGCCCCGGGCAACACTAGGCACCACAGCCCCCACCATCCTTACTCACAGACACCCCACTCCTAAGTGCTGGCAGGACGAGGCCCATATCAGGAAACAAATTTCTGGGAGGTTGTGGGTTTCAGCCCAGGTGGGTACCGGACCTTGGGTCTCTCTGCTGGCCAACCTCTACCCAGAAGTGACCATGGCATGGCTGAGGCAGAACAAGGTGCCAGGGCGCCAGTTCAGGAGAGAGGACAGCCTCTGCCTGTACCCCTGCCCCACAGCAGCATTCCAGAAGACCCCTGGTCTTGGTGCCCCCTTCCACAGGAGCCTGAGCCTCCCAGCCCAGATCTGGAGTAAGTACCTTCTCTTCATGATCCGGACATGCGgatcatcctcctgcttcaagccTGGCTGCCGTCCACAGGCTGGGCCACCtccatcactgtcaccatcactgGCAGAAAAGCTGGGGTTCCATTCCTTTTTCAGGGAGCGTGCAGGGGGCAGGGCCACTGTCCTTTTGTCCGCCAGCCACCCCCGGTtctgggcaggaggaggagaacgTTAAGGCTGAGCTAGACATCAGCCTCCTGGGCCTTGGCCAAGGCCCAGGGGCCTCATTGCTGCAGGCACAGCCTATGAGGACAGCAGAGTGTGGGCTGTTCTGCCTGCCCAGCCTGAGTGTGGGTGCCTACCTTGTGGCAGGGAGCCCTTGGGATGCCTGAGCTATGACCCTCAGCTCCTTCCCTGGGTCCCCAGAGTCTTCTGGGATTGTGCATACAGCCTGGGGCAGGGATCATGGGGCTGGTCCTGGTGGGTGTGCAGTCAGGGAGCAGGTCCCTCTCAACGTGTCTGGCTGACATCCCATCTCCTCTGTCAGTCCTGAAAACTTACAGCAATATCAACAAGCaaagtcacttttctttttcttttgcagtgctggtgaaACTAGGGCCTCAcaaaacactctgccactgagcagcagccccagcccctctttgctATTTTGTTAGCACCATGAAGAGCCCAGCTCAGGGGAAGTCTGTCTGAGACTGCTGGTCCCTTGCAATCTGCAGGCCTGGAAGCCACAGGCCGCCCGAGAGCACTGACAGCCACGACCCTTTGTTCCCCAGCCCTGATGGTTCATTTCTCTCCTCAGCGTGCCCCCTGCACCATGTGTAAGTGTGTGGCGCTGTGTATGCTCAAGCTTGGAGCTCTGCACCCAGCTCACACATTTCTGCACAGAGTAGTGGACATGAGTGTGTGGCCCCAGTCCTGGCATTTCTCTACCCTTCCTGGCTCCAGGTCCTGCTGccccagggaaaagaaaaaaagtcattgatTATTTTCCAGTGTACAGAGGTTTTTTCTTACTTGGTTAAGAGGCTGCTGGCTCAGAGGCTGCATGGGCTTTCAGAGTATCTACTTTCCTCTCCTGTTCAGTCCTCCCATTGCCAGAAAGAGTTGATCCTCACCACACCCATGAGCTTAGTGAGAAAGGGGTCAAGGAGGGTCCCTGCCCCAGGTCATCCAGGATCCTGAGGTGGGCTGCTGCATGGAGTCCTGTCCTTGCAAGGACGCTTCTCTTCAGATTCAGCACCACATCATCTCCGGACGCCTGGCTCTGCCCAGCTCAGtgctccctcccccagctctggGAGCCACAGTATCCCCCACACTTGCCCTCACACATCTACTGGGGTCTGCCCAGGATACCCTGCTTCCCTCTGTAACATGGTGAGTGAAATAGACCCAGCAATATAAGGGCACGGTGGCATGGGGCCAATGAGTTTTCAGGGCCAGCCCACAGGATGACAGGGTCCAGTGACAGCAGAGCTCAGGGAGATGGCAGTGGTGAGTGCCCACCTATGCCTCGGCCTCTGTCAATCCATAGGTTTGGTATCATTTTCAACACCCCTTGGCCCATGGCTCTGCCTTGTCCAGCCTGCCAAAGCCCAGTGCCAGGCATCTGGAGATGAGCTCTGCCCTTCTCCTCAGTCACCTTTCAGCCTTAGGTGAAATACTCTCATGAAAAGAAAAGGGGTATTTTCTCAAAGCCACCTGCTTCCCCTCTTTTGTGGCAGAAATACTCCCATCCAAACAGAAAGTAGAACCCAGACTAGGAGTAAACATCTCTCTGCCTCTCATCTGTGGGAAGAGAAGAGGGGGACACAGAGTCTATAAGACTGCTACTTGGAAGGGGGCCAGGACCGGCTGGCtgggaaggagcccaggctaTATGCCAGTCTTAGCCCCAAGAGGCACAGAGCTGGGCACAGGATCTTTCAGTGCCTGGTATGCCCTGAAAGCACCCTGGAAGGTTAGGTCTGGGGTGGCTCTTGGGGGGAACTCTATGGGGGAGCATGCTGAGAACCTAGATGGCCACTCTAACCCTGCCCAAGGATGGGGAACACATGTCCCCCCATACATCGGAGACTTAGCTCCCCACTGCTCAACAGATTTGAGAACCTGGCTCCTAACCAATAATTGACCCTTTCTGAAATGGTGAGAGTGGGTTCCAGCATGCACAGTCACATGCACACCATGTTCTACCCCTGGAGTATCTGTGACCATGAAGTGCACACACCTTTGAAACTGGCCACAAGGGTGGGTGGAGACAGCCTCTGTGCACCAACAGGTTGGGGCTAGAAAGGGGATCCATGGAGATACCTCCAAGGAAGCGGCCAGGCACAGAGAGGCAGGCAGGCCCAAGTCTGAAGCGCCCTTCACTCAGGGCAGGAACCAGGGAGCTTCAGAAGGGCAGCAGCTCCatccctctctgagcttcagattGCCACTTGAGGTGATGGCAGATGTTGAGCTCAGGCCACCCTCTGCCCCTCTCTTGTGGCAGGCCTCAGGGGTGGcaggttggaaactgtggggCACTCCCATACAAACAGAAAAGAGAACCCAGACTAGTCTGAGGTGGGCACCCAGAGGATCCCGTCCAGTTCCAGCTGCCTGAAGGGGTGCCACGATGGAGAGGGACTTCAATCTTTTGCCAGAGGTATGTGACAGCAAGCAAAAGGTGTTTCTGCACACCTGCTTGGGGAGCTCTTGTACAGGTGCCCTGTGCTCCTGTAGACTCAAGTGTGTAGAGCGGGCGGCTTGAGGCTGTGACTGTGGCAGACCAGGTGTGGGCTGGGCCTGTGGCTCTCCTTCCCCTGCCAGCATCCATGTGTCCAAGGTTTCCCAGCCTGCTCAGCGTGCACCCTGCAGAGCCCACGGGGAATCCAGGATACCCCACCACCCGGTCAAAGGGAATAAACCCAAGGTGGCAGCCTGGGCCCTCTCAGTACCACTGGAACCTCCACCCCTCCTGCTCCTTCCTGTAAGAGGGGACTGCTGGGTGGACCTAGGAACAGCAGCCTCCATCCCCCATGTCCCTAGAGGTACCCCACACTGGGAGCTTCCTCTCTAGAGGCAATTTCCTTTTCAGATCAACCCTCTACTCCTCACTGCCTGGAGTCTCATACCTGCTCCCCAGGCCAGTGAGGAGGCCAGAGATTGTCTACCCTGGGTGGGGTTCTTGCTCTCTGGACACCTCCAGGCAAAGACCCTGCCCCAGCCAGGCTCCATGTCATGGACCCTCCTAGGTCTAGACCCTTGCAGGGCAGCACTTCAACATTAGGAGCACCAAGACACACACCACTCAGGCTCAAGCCTGGGGATAACCCAGATGTGCAACCTGGCCAGCTAACACTGTTACACCTCAAAAGAGTccagccccagcacccagcacctctCTCTGCTGAGCCAGATGACTTGGTGATCTCCAGACCTGGGACAGGGAAGTCCCCAGGCCCAATGAATGACAATAACAGTGGGAAGACCCTGGAACCTGGAAGGCTGGAGAAGTAGCTCCAAGACACCCATGAGGGAGGCTGCTCAAGAACAGGCAGGATTCCCACCCATTCCCAGGGACAGTCTGGAACAGGACAAAGCAACCCCACCCACCCCATCAGCCCTGGGAGGATTCCCTCCAGCCTGCCCAGAGGGCTGAAGTTAGGACTCCCAATCTTAGAGATCATCAGGCTCTCAGGGGAGTCCAGACACCCCAACCCAGCTTATTCCCAGGTCTCACCACAGGCGAGGATATTCGACAGCCCGGGCAGTCGCAGATTGGAGGATACACCTGCAGAATTCCCTTGGACATAAGCGTCTTCAGACTTTTTCCTGTGAGGAGAGCCGAGCACAGCTGGTGAGGGGCAGTCAGGGCTTTGATGGAGCCTCTGGGGCGCAGTCACCCGCAAAGCCAGTCCCCACTCCCGGAAAGTGTATGCAAGGCACACCAACCTTCCAAACCCACTGTCGTCCAACTTCAGAGCCTGCTGCCCGCCCCACCCTCTCAGAGGAGAAGGGGATCTGCAGGGCTCTGAAACTCAAATCCTGGGCGAGGCCCTCCCCTGGTGGAGGGCGGCTTCCTCTCAGCCCTGgcgcccctccctcctgccccaccctcTCTTAGCCGGTCCCGCCCGAACTGTGGCCGGGCAGTGGAAGGTCGAGCTGGGGAACTGGTGAGCGGCGGCGCGATCGCGACCCAGGCCTGCGTCAGTCCCCAACGCAGGAAAGGGCAGCCACTGCGCAGCCTGAACTCCTAAAGCAAACGCTACCGGGTCCCGAACTTTCCAAGACCCTCACCGCGCCAGAAGGTCGCCGCGCTTATCAGGTGCCCCCGATCTGGCCCCCAAAGGTGTATTGTCGCACCTTTGGAGTCACCATCCAAATGGGCTGCTCCAGGTCTCGCTGACACTGTTCCAGCTCCGCGCGCCCACGCCCCGCCCCACTCCCGCGGCCCCACCTACCCGTGCAGCCCCAATCAGTGTGCACTTGCACCCCGGCCGCACGTGCACCTCTCCACTCGAGCGGGAACCAGTGGCTCTGAGCCTGGGGAGGGAAGGGCGTCCCTCCCAACCCGTCTCCCGACTTCCTGTAAACTTCCTCTGGGCCTGAAGGCCCAGGAGCTTCACAAAGACCTGCCAAGCTGAGGGAGCGCCCGCTCCTGCGTAGCTCGGGACACCAGCACTCTGTGGCCCCTACTGGGAGAACAGTGGAGACCGAGGTCGCTCTGCGGTGTCCACTGAAGCAACCGTGCGGGGACAGGCGGGGTGTGTGTGGGTCCCTGCCGCAGCTCTGGAGGTGCAGCGCCCTCTCTGGGCCAAAACCAAGTCTCCCCAGTGGCAGAGCGAAGGGCTCGGACCCGCGGGTCCCGAGTAGCGAAGGAGAGGGACAGCGGCTTGCGCCCCCTTGGCGGCCACACCTTTGTGGCGGATGCTGCGCTTCCAGTCCTTGGCCGTCTCACAGCCGCTGACGAACTCGTTGGGTGTGAGCCACTCGCCGCGGTGGCGGATGGACGGGCCTTTGCTGCCCTGGCAAAGTTTCCGTACCTAGAGCAGAGCACGGTTGGCGCCGCACTCCACCTCGATGCACGGCTCACCGTTGTCCAGCAGCGGCTGGAAGTCTGCTGCCGCGGCAGCTGAGAGGAGCTCGAGGACCAGTGGGTCTCTGGGCAGGTGGAGGTGCGGCGTGGCCTCGTGCAGGCTAAGGTAGGCGCGCGAGGGCCGGAGTGGTGGAGCCAACAGTGCTTCATAGCCTGCAGCAGAGGCCGGCAGCGAGGCGGCCGGGGGCAGAGCTGCCGCGGCGGGCAGCGGGGCCAAGTAGCCCGGCAGCGGAGGCAGAGGCAGCACGGCCAGGGTCGGGTGGAAggtggccagggccagggccaggtccTCGCGTCCCGGGAGCTCCTTTTTGACCGCCGGCATGGCGCGCGGGTGGCCCAGCAACCGGCTCTCGGTCGCCGGCGCAACTTATTTTGGCCCTGGCTGGAGTTGCGTCTTCGCCGGCCCTGAAGGCGCCTGGCCGCGCTTCCACCCCGCCCGCTACTGCGCCCCGGTACCCGAAGCCGCCGCTGCCGCTGCTGCGCCGCCCGCCGCCGCGCCGCCGGCCGGGCCGCCCCCGCCGCCTGCTACCCGGCCTGTTGGAGGGGTCTCGGCGGACCCAGACATGGTGTGGCCGGAGCTGCTATTGATCACAGACCCACTCGCCCTCTGCCGCAGGTGCCCCGGGCTGGCGCTCAGTGGGGCGTCGGAAGTCCACTGGAGCCCGCGCCCTGGGGCAGTCCTGCTGCCAGCTGTGCAGGGCAGTGAGGAGTCCCGGAGTCTCCAGGCCCGCTCCCCGCCCTGCCCGGGGGTCCCAagctccagccctgccccaccctgcTGCCCAGCCGAGCACCCGCGTCCACTGACGCGCGCCCGCCCGGCGGGGACTTGGGAGACTCCTGCCGCAACTGCCACAACTTGGCCCATTTAAACAGCCCCGGCGCAGCGGGCGGGCGCGGGCTCCAGCGGGGGGTGCGTGAAGGTCGACTGAGTTTGTGAGGCGGGACAGGGCTGCACCCCCCCACCTCGGGTCAGagcaaggaagggaaggagacccTGGGGAATGCACGTGAGCCAGATGGGGTACCAGGTCACTGTTGGGTCTCAGGCTTAAGTTTGGGACCCCCTGTGGGGCAGCTTGGTTGGTGGCTTTTACCTGGGTGGATGATCCAGCTTCCCTGGCCCTTCCagtgtgtgagcctgtggctcTGGGTAGGAGTGTTTGCAGGGTGCTTCTCTTCGTGTACAGAGTGTGAGGTTGTGGATTTGTGGAGAGTTTGAGTTCTGTGCAAAGGATAGAAATTTCCTGTAGTGCACTTGTTCACTCTTgagggtttttttaatttatcatcatcctcattttatagattggGAACCTGAATCAGAGAAGCCAAGGAAGCTCCTGATGACACACAGCTGTTTTAAATCTAGGATGTCTGCTTTCAGGACAGTGTCAGCCATGGTGTGGGGCAGGAGTAGTTGACTGAATCAGAGTGGGGATGAGGAAGGTGAACAGCCGGCAAAATGAGTGCGCACACCACTACATTCTGTCTCCACTAGGAGGGGGTCTGAAAAAGAGGCTTCTGATAGTCCATGCCCACCTAGGCCTTCTGGGGGCAGGTCAGTCTGCCTTCTGGttagcccccccaccccacacaccatTCTGCATGAACTTGGAGtttctttttaggaaaagaaactGAGAACTGCCCTGGAGCTTGGAGCTGGTTAGAGTGACTTGTCTTTGGTGTGTCATGTGAGATGCACCAGAAAGTGGTCTCACATCCCAACACAGAATCCCAGCCCTGTCCCTGACCCCCTGAGACACTCCAGCAGTGCATCCCTGGGAGCCTCAGGTGGACCACAGGCCTGTTTGCACAGCGCCTTCTAAAAGGGGAGGGAGGCCTGGGTGGGAGTGAGAGACAGCTCACCATCCCCTTCTGGAGCAGACACCAGCCCAGCTGGGCTTGGAGTGGACCAGTTGGTGACCACTGTGCTTCTGTTGCCAACTCACCCACAGCCAAGGCACCAGCAGGGCCCACACTGACCTGGGAGTGAGGTCTGGGTAATGTGGCATGCCTGTGCCCCAAacctccctcctgccccttcAACTGAGGCTTCTACTGGTATATCATCTGCTAGGGTCTGAGGGGCCAGGTGGGAACGTGGCTTACCCCTCCTTTCTTTATTACCCTGGGGCCCCTCACCCCCTCCTGCAGCCTGGACACCACCCCCTCTTTCTCTAAGGCACAATCTGCCTCCTAAGAGGCCATCATGATGGTGGGTGGGTGTGCCATACTGGGAGAAGGCTGGCCCTGCGTGTCCACTGCCTGGTGCGGTAGCCCTGACCCTACTGCTGAGGACTGGGGCTTCTCATGTCCACCTCCACCAGTCCTGGCCCTCACTCCATGGTTTGAGAAAGCACAGGCTCACACTGGTCCTGTGGAGGTGGCAGGGCTCCCTTCTATCCCCCCCCtgcccaacccccaccccccagcaggtTTGTCTGGCTCAGCATGTGTTAGGAAGATAGGAGGACCTCTCTTTGGGTTTCTCTGTTGTCTGGGGACCAATTCAAACCCCATGCCAGTCTTCCCCAGGATTTCTTCCTGAAACAAACCCGAGATCGTCCAAAGCTGGGGACCAACACTCACCAGCTTCACAGAGGGGACAATCCCAGGGTGGTCCTGGGAAGCAGAGTGTCTGGCCCCAGGATGGGATCCTCACCCTTGACCTCACACTCAGGTACATCTGTGTCCTGGTCTGGGGCACTGGGCCTCACCTTCCTCTGTGCTTCTCAGGCAGAAGCCAAAGACTGAATTTTGGCTCCAGAATCGTCCCAGTCAGGCAGTCCGGACCGGCGGGTAAGACCGCGGCAAAAGcaaaagccccacctccaaaCCCGCGAGGCCCCGCCCGCCCTCCACTAGGCGCCACACCGTCGCTTCTCCAGGTTCCCCCGTGCTGGGCCCTCCGCAGCTGGGCTGAGGCCGGAGCTGCCTCTGCTGCCGCCGGCAGGGGGAGGAGGGTCATAAATAACCCGCAGGCAGCGGTGCAGACGGTGACCCGAGACGTCCTGGGGAAGTGCGGGGCGGCCGTCAGCACTTCTGCCCCCAACCCCACTGCGCCAGACTTGACCCATCCTGGAGTGCCTGCCTCTTAAAGCCCCCTTTTTATCCATTCCTTCATCAGTCAATCAACCATTTATTGAGCGCCAGATGTGGTGTAACCCCAGGAAGAGACTACCCAGAGAAGGGGTTGTGGGAAGAGAGATGCAGAGGAAGAGTGAGAGCACAGGTATAGAGCCCGAGGAAGTGCGGGTGGCCAGAGTCCTGGCCTGCCTCCCGGCTTCTCTGCCTGAGCTCACCAGCTTCTTCAATGAGGAAGGTGCTGCATGGGAGCGCACCCGGACCCACTAAGAACAGGGGGACATGCAGGGACTGAGCTTATGGGCCACAGGTGTGGCTGACACTGAGCTCATAGGAAGCACACCTGTGTACACAGCTGCCCAGCCACCCACAAATGCATGCCTGCTCAAAGACATACAAAGAACAACCACAGGTGTGTCACACCCATGACTTTTTGTGTGCCAACACAGGAGCTACTGCGCCTGAATGCATCGGACAGGTTCATGGAGCACACAAATCCTCAAATGCTTCCCACAAGCACCAACACAGACAGGATGTGTGCTAAGAGATACAGATCACAGATATCCCGAGACTGGGACTTGAAACACAGGCACAGATGGACCCAGGTCCACATGTTCACCTGCCAAGGCAGGGTGTCAGGCACAGGTGACACCCAGTTGGTTGCACTATTGGTCTAGAAAGAGTTAACCTGGAAGGTCAGGGGTTAGAGGTTAGCCAGATGTGGCTCCCTCAGACATTCCTGCAAAGTAGCTAGAAACTTCAGGAATGTGGCCTTTCCACTGCAGAGTGGATGTGGGGGCAGGGTGCAGTTCTCTCCCTCATGGCTCAAATTATTGTAGAAATGTTGTGCACCCTCAGGGCCACCAGACCTAAGTAGCACACAGGCCTTAAGTGCAGTCTCACCCACTCCACGTCCGAAGCGTGTGTCAGCAGGGGTGGAGTGAGGGGCCCCATGTGCTCATGTGTGTTAATGCTGCGTGAGGGGTGTTCGTGTGCTTATGTGTGCCTGCCCTGTCCTCCTGCCATTCACTTTAGCTGACACTCAGCACAAATACGGTGTGAAGGCCTCAGAGA
This window of the Ictidomys tridecemlineatus isolate mIctTri1 chromosome 3, mIctTri1.hap1, whole genome shotgun sequence genome carries:
- the LOC144376233 gene encoding sterile alpha motif domain-containing protein 11-like isoform X2 produces the protein MKHCWLHHSGPRAPTLACTRPRRTSTCPETHWSSSSSQLPRQQTSSRCWTTVSRASRWSAAPTVLCSRYGNFARAAKARPSATAASGSHPTSSSAAVRRPRTGSAASATKVWPPRGRKPLSLSFATRDPRVRALRSATGETWFWPREGAAPPELRQGPTHTPPVPARLLQWTPQSDLGLHCSPSRGHRVLVSRATQERALPQLGRKKSEDAYVQGNSAGVSSNLRLPGLSNILACGCTLSRLGNLGHMDAGRGRRATGPAHTWSATVTASSRPLYTLESTGAQGTCTRAPQAVFRTDRGDGMSARHVERDLLPDCTPTRTSPMIPAPGCMHNPRRLWGPREGAEGHSSGIPRAPCHKNRGWLADKRTVALPPARSLKKEWNPSFSASDGDSDGGGPACGRQPGLKQEDDPHVRIMKRSQDSDLPTLISSVHRSRHLVMPEHQSCCEFQRGSVEVGLRPTGGLLGKRLGCSPHVTSDCSSEKKAQSESESEYLRETLLLPELRPSMAPEDHYRQLVSALSEAGSSEEPQRLYHLGLPSHDLLRVQQEVAAAALRNPSGLEVHLPSSTAGQRQKQGLAQHRENRAPAPAFAPSFSERMPPTSSWAPISGPLSWGCHRLCARLQAEMLARQQKLLRKQNLAWLEMTPELLRQKELENTHRPQLLAPEAALCAPDSTEELQRHGAMLVLKHSSAPLLALPSQGVSGPEPPTSPREPAGRALQKGGPSSASVRPSESKETTASGLWAQDVSEEPPLRTQMERTWR
- the LOC144376233 gene encoding uncharacterized protein LOC144376233 isoform X5, with the protein product MKHCWLHHSGPRAPTLACTRPRRTSTCPETHWSSSSSQLPRQQTSSRCWTTVSRASRWSAAPTVLCSRYGNFARAAKARPSATAASGSHPTSSSAAVRRPRTGSAASATKVWPPRGRKPLSLSFATRDPRVRALRSATGETWFWPREGAAPPELRQGPTHTPPVPARLLQWTPQSDLGLHCSPSRGHRVLVSRATQERALPQLGRKKSEDAYVQGNSAGVSSNLRLPGLSNILACGCTLSRLGNLGHMDAGRGRRATGPAHTWSATVTASSRPLYTLESTGAQGTCTRAPQAVFRTDRGDGMSARHVERDLLPDCTPTRTSPMIPAPGCMHNPRRLWGPREGAEGHSSGIPRAPCHKNRGWLADKRTVALPPARSLKKEWNPSFSASDGDSDGGGPACGRQPGLKQEDDPHVRIMKRSQDSDLPTLISSVHRSRHLVMPEHQSCCEFQRGSVEVGLRPTGGLLGKRLGCSPHVTSDCSSEKKAQSESESEYLRETLLLPELRPSMAPEDHYRQLVSALSEAGSSEEPQRLYHLGLPSHDLLRVQQEVAAAALRNPSGLEVHLPSSTAGQRQKQGLAQHRENRAPAPAFAPSFSERMPPTSSWAPISGPLSWGCHRLCARLQGTAFCPPPPRRRCSLGSRSSCVNRTWPG
- the LOC144376233 gene encoding uncharacterized protein LOC144376233 isoform X3, encoding MKHCWLHHSGPRAPTLACTRPRRTSTCPETHWSSSSSQLPRQQTSSRCWTTVSRASRWSAAPTVLCSRYGNFARAAKARPSATAASGSHPTSSSAAVRRPRTGSAASATKVWPPRGRKPLSLSFATRDPRVRALRSATGETWFWPREGAAPPELRQGPTHTPPVPARLLQWTPQSDLGLHCSPSRGHRVLVSRATQERALPQLGRKKSEDAYVQGNSAGVSSNLRLPGLSNILACGCTLSRLGNLGHMDAGRGRRATGPAHTWSATVTASSRPLYTLESTGAQGTCTRAPQAVFRTDRGDGMSARHVERDLLPDCTPTRTSPMIPAPGCMHNPRRLWGPREGAEGHSSGIPRAPCHKNRGWLADKRTVALPPARSLKKEWNPSFSASDGDSDGGGPACGRQPGLKQEDDPHVRIMKRSQDSDLPTLISSVHRSRHLVMPEHQSCCEFQRGSVEVGLRPTGGLLGKRLGCSPHVTSDCSSEKKAQSESESEYLRETLLLPELRPSMAPEDHYRQLVSALSEAGSSEEPQRLYHLGLPSHDLLRVQQEVAAAALRNPSGLEVHLPSSTAGQRQKQGLAQHRENRAPAPAFAPSFSESGLFPVRRTPCPPPPSAASAAATACRLRLITLRAPSSAGPATGRGCGGEPCAEITSAVATALRVSTSSEINWRRQRGRERGQRSTQSHNEHTSSASRASN
- the LOC144376233 gene encoding uncharacterized protein LOC144376233 isoform X4, translating into MKHCWLHHSGPRAPTLACTRPRRTSTCPETHWSSSSSQLPRQQTSSRCWTTVSRASRWSAAPTVLCSRYGNFARAAKARPSATAASGSHPTSSSAAVRRPRTGSAASATKVWPPRGRKPLSLSFATRDPRVRALRSATGETWFWPREGAAPPELRQGPTHTPPVPARLLQWTPQSDLGLHCSPSRGHRVLVSRATQERALPQLGRKKSEDAYVQGNSAGVSSNLRLPGLSNILACGCTLSRLGNLGHMDAGRGRRATGPAHTWSATVTASSRPLYTLESTGAQGTCTRAPQAVFRTDRGDGMSARHVERDLLPDCTPTRTSPMIPAPGCMHNPRRLWGPREGAEGHSSGIPRAPCHKNRGWLADKRTVALPPARSLKKEWNPSFSASDGDSDGGGPACGRQPGLKQEDDPHVRIMKRSQDSDLPTLISSVHRSRHLVMPEHQSCCEFQRGSVEVGLRPTGGLLGKRLGCSPHVTSDCSSEKKAQSESESEYLRETLLLPELRPSMAPEDHYRQLVSALSEAGSSEEPQRLYHLGLPSHDLLRVQQEVAAAALRNPSGLEVHLPSSTAGQRQKQGLAQHRENRAPAPAFAPSFSESAGPATGRGCGGEPCAEITSAVATALRVSTSSEINWRRQRGRERGQRSTQSHNEHTSSASRASN
- the LOC144376233 gene encoding uncharacterized protein LOC144376233 isoform X6, whose product is MKHCWLHHSGPRAPTLACTRPRRTSTCPETHWSSSSSQLPRQQTSSRCWTTVSRASRWSAAPTVLCSRYGNFARAAKARPSATAASGSHPTSSSAAVRRPRTGSAASATKVWPPRGRKPLSLSFATRDPRVRALRSATGETWFWPREGAAPPELRQGPTHTPPVPARLLQWTPQSDLGLHCSPSRGHRVLVSRATQERALPQLGRKKSEDAYVQGNSAGVSSNLRLPGLSNILACGCTLSRLGNLGHMDAGRGRRATGPAHTWSATVTASSRPLYTLESTGAQGTCTRAPQAVFRTDRGDGMSARHVERDLLPDCTPTRTSPMIPAPGCMHNPRRLWGPREGAEGHSSGIPRAPCHKNRGWLADKRTVALPPARSLKKEWNPSFSASDGDSDGGGPACGRQPGLKQEDDPHVRIMKRSQDSDLPTLISSVHRSRHLVMPEHQSCCEFQRGSVEVGLRPTGGLLGKRLGCSPHVTSDCSSEKKAQSESESEYLRETLLLPELRPSMAPEDHYRQLVSALSEAGSSEEPQRLYHLGLPSHDLLRVQQEVAAAALRNPSGLEVHLPSSTAGQRQKQGLAQHRENRAPAPAFAPSFSERELLQLTPLLSPQNAPHIVLGSHFRPPFLGVPSALCQTPGGDARSAAEAPA
- the LOC144376233 gene encoding sterile alpha motif domain-containing protein 11-like isoform X1 codes for the protein MKHCWLHHSGPRAPTLACTRPRRTSTCPETHWSSSSSQLPRQQTSSRCWTTVSRASRWSAAPTVLCSRYGNFARAAKARPSATAASGSHPTSSSAAVRRPRTGSAASATKVWPPRGRKPLSLSFATRDPRVRALRSATGETWFWPREGAAPPELRQGPTHTPPVPARLLQWTPQSDLGLHCSPSRGHRVLVSRATQERALPQLGRKKSEDAYVQGNSAGVSSNLRLPGLSNILACGCTLSRLGNLGHMDAGRGRRATGPAHTWSATVTASSRPLYTLESTGAQGTCTRAPQAVFRTDRGDGMSARHVERDLLPDCTPTRTSPMIPAPGCMHNPRRLWGPREGAEGHSSGIPRAPCHKNRGWLADKRTVALPPARSLKKEWNPSFSASDGDSDGGGPACGRQPGLKQEDDPHVRIMKRSQDSDLPTLISSVHRSRHLVMPEHQSCCEFQRGSVEVGLRPTGGLLGKRLGCSPHVTSDCSSEKKAQSESESEYLRETLLLPELRPSMAPEDHYRQLVSALSEAGSSEEPQRLYHLGLPSHDLLRVQQEVAAAALRNPSGLEVHLPSSTAGQRQKQGLAQHRENRAPAPAFAPSFSERELLQLTPLLSPQNAPHIVLGSHFRPPFLGVPSALCQTPGYSFLPPPPQAEMLARQQKLLRKQNLAWLEMTPELLRQKELENTHRPQLLAPEAALCAPDSTEELQRHGAMLVLKHSSAPLLALPSQGVSGPEPPTSPREPAGRALQKGGPSSASVRPSESKETTASGLWAQDVSEEPPLRTQMERTWR